From the Kitasatospora viridis genome, one window contains:
- a CDS encoding GMC family oxidoreductase: MSRWDAVVVGAGMAGSLVAKELGARGWRVLVLEAGPGQPEPASLERFRSAVFKTPNSPYAPAPYAPSADVLDLSRPPGEGHLVQQGPLPYASGYLRANGGTGLVWTGLAPRMHPEDFRAGDFGHGRNWPIGYDQLEPYYQAAEAELGVAADAAEQRAAVGLPMPEQYRFPMPAVRHSHLDTVMAGAFDGRTAHDPAAGAPTPLRVTTTPHARNTTAEGGPRCAGHASCVPICPSHAKYTPLRTQARWSPTVTLVTRAVVTRVPLDGTGRATGVEYRRHDAAGAGPVERVTAGLVVLAAHAVENARLLLLSGAGNRSDQVGRNLMDHPVLLTWGLMPRQVGPYRGPGSTTGLEGFRFGAARARRAPFRVEIGNWGWSWALGGPEQRVAGLLREGLLGAELRRAVGDRVGREFAFQFELEQDAVPSNRVTLHPTLRDPLGLPRPAVHYDLSDWVKRGFASAFAVSEQLMALLGAEDHTEFAPGPLWPGAFEHQGRRYAYRAAGHGAGTHVMGAAPGDSVVDEWQRCWDHPNLYAVGCGSMPSVATANPSLTMAALALRSADRMHHDLTRARRPAQPARTRSPEERP, encoded by the coding sequence GTGAGCCGCTGGGACGCCGTGGTGGTCGGCGCCGGGATGGCCGGCAGCCTGGTCGCCAAGGAGCTCGGGGCGCGCGGCTGGCGGGTCCTGGTGCTGGAGGCCGGGCCCGGGCAGCCCGAGCCGGCCTCGCTGGAGCGCTTCCGCTCCGCCGTCTTCAAGACCCCGAACTCGCCCTACGCCCCGGCGCCGTACGCGCCCTCGGCGGACGTGCTCGACCTCTCCCGCCCGCCGGGGGAGGGCCACCTGGTGCAGCAGGGCCCGCTGCCCTACGCCTCCGGCTACCTGCGGGCCAACGGCGGCACCGGTCTGGTCTGGACCGGACTCGCACCCCGGATGCACCCCGAGGACTTCCGGGCCGGCGACTTCGGGCACGGGCGCAACTGGCCGATCGGCTACGACCAGCTGGAGCCCTACTACCAGGCCGCCGAGGCCGAGTTGGGCGTCGCCGCGGACGCCGCCGAGCAGCGCGCGGCGGTCGGCCTGCCGATGCCGGAGCAGTACCGCTTCCCGATGCCGGCCGTCCGGCACAGCCACCTCGACACGGTGATGGCCGGGGCCTTCGACGGCCGCACCGCGCACGACCCGGCCGCCGGGGCGCCCACGCCGCTGCGGGTGACCACCACCCCGCACGCCCGCAACACCACCGCCGAGGGCGGACCGCGCTGCGCCGGCCACGCCAGCTGCGTGCCGATCTGCCCCTCGCACGCCAAGTACACCCCGCTGCGCACCCAGGCGCGGTGGAGCCCGACGGTCACCCTGGTCACCCGCGCCGTGGTCACCCGGGTGCCGCTGGACGGCACCGGCCGCGCCACCGGTGTCGAGTACCGCCGCCACGACGCGGCGGGCGCGGGCCCGGTCGAGCGGGTCACGGCCGGGCTGGTGGTGCTGGCCGCGCACGCCGTCGAGAACGCCAGGCTGCTGCTGCTCTCCGGCGCGGGCAACCGCAGCGACCAGGTCGGGCGCAACCTGATGGACCATCCGGTGCTGCTCACCTGGGGGTTGATGCCCCGACAGGTCGGACCGTACCGGGGCCCCGGCTCCACCACCGGCCTGGAGGGCTTCCGGTTCGGCGCGGCCCGGGCGCGCCGGGCGCCGTTCCGGGTGGAGATCGGCAACTGGGGCTGGAGCTGGGCGCTCGGCGGCCCGGAGCAGCGGGTGGCCGGGCTGCTGCGCGAGGGCCTGTTGGGGGCCGAGCTGCGCCGCGCGGTCGGCGACCGGGTCGGGCGGGAGTTCGCCTTCCAGTTCGAGCTGGAGCAGGACGCGGTGCCGAGCAACCGGGTCACCCTGCACCCGACGCTGCGCGACCCGCTCGGACTGCCCCGCCCCGCCGTGCACTACGACCTCTCGGACTGGGTCAAGCGCGGCTTCGCCTCCGCCTTCGCGGTCTCCGAGCAGCTGATGGCGCTGCTCGGCGCCGAGGACCACACCGAGTTCGCGCCCGGCCCGCTCTGGCCGGGGGCCTTCGAGCACCAGGGTCGCCGCTACGCCTACCGGGCGGCCGGCCACGGCGCGGGCACCCACGTGATGGGGGCGGCGCCCGGCGATTCGGTGGTCGACGAGTGGCAGCGCTGCTGGGACCACCCGAACCTCTACGCCGTCGGCTGCGGCAGCATGCCCAGCGTCGCCACCGCCAACCCCT